The genomic region gagagacTGTAGGCaataggaaaaggggacaacagaggatgagatggtaagatagcatcaccaactcaatggacatgaatttgagcaaactctaggagacagtagaggacagaagagcctggcatgctacagtccatggggttgcaaagagttggacatgacttagcatctgaacaacagcaacgactGTGTCCTGGACAGGCAGTGAGGCTGTAGGGGTCCAGACACCCATGTTTCCTGGGGTGTCCCTGAGTGCTTCAGTTGGCTCCATGGTTTCCTGGGGCCCGGGGGATGAGCAGTGTGCAATACAGGAGTCCCTGAATGGATGTACTCACCATGACGCCAGTGCAGAGGCAGACAATCTTGCCCCACATGGTGCCTGGCACCACATCACCATAGCCAATGGTCAGGAATGTGATGGGGATCAGCCACAGTGTGTCTGAAAGGTGCCCAGTGGCATTCACGGCCTGCCTATAGGGGAAGAGCGGGTTAGTTCTGGGGTTCCTGTGGTGTTTGATACCCTCTTTcttagcacacacccacactcaAAAAAAGCACTCAAAGCTTGCCTGGCTTTGGCAAGCCTGCCTGGCCTCCTCTTTGCTGTGTGACCTAGACAAAATGCTCAACCACTGTGGGCTATGGGCTTTGAACCTGGATCCTGTCAATTCCAAAGCCCATTTGGTTTCAGCTAGGCTACCAGGGCTGCTGCATTTAATGTGGTTGAGGGGTTGAAAGGGGGAAGAAACCCAACCTGAAGTTCACTTGTCAGTCCCTGGCAGGGAACTGCCTCCACCCAGAGAAAGAGTGGGTTTTCTGATTTCCACAAAGATTCTATGTGGCCTAGAGGTGGCTCTGTCAGGACTAAAAAGATGGGACTCTAAAAAGGCTTGGGCGAGGGGATTCTCTTCTTTCCCCACACTTCATGGAAGGGGATATTTAGGTCTAGTCATAGAAAGGACTGAAAATCAGGATGTGTCTAACTCTGACCCACAGTTAGGCCAGAGCAAAGAAAGCATCATTCACCAGGGTCCCAGAAACCTCAAAACCACTAAGTTAGTGCCCTGAGGTGGGGACTGAATCTGTATGGTTAAGCCCCACCCCCTTCATCCCAAAGTACACTCAAGTTTGTGGACTTCCGCCtttcagaggctcagagaggagaaaTCTCAGGGCAGATGGTCCCATTCTCTACCTCCCCTCAAGAATCCTTTGCTCGATGTACTAAACTAGAGCTTCTCAAACTTGGGCCAGCATCAGAATCAACTGTTAAAAACAGATTGCTGGGTCCCGCCCATGAGAGTCTTGGATTCCATAGATATGGGTGGGGCCTGCGAATTTGGATTTGCAACCAGTTCCCAGGAGATAGAGAgcacactaaaaagcagagacattactttgccagcaaaggtccgtctagttaaagctatggtttttccagtggtcatgtatggatgagagagctggactataaagaaggctgagtgctgaagaattgaggctttgaactgtgatgttggagaagactcttgggagtcccttggactgcaaggagatccaaccagtccatcctaaagaaataagtcctgaatattcattggaaggactgatgctgaagctgaaactccagtattttggccacctgatgcaaagaactgactcattggaaaagaccccgatgctgggaaagattgagggcagaaggtgaaggagacgacagaagatgagatggttggatggcatcaccgactcaatggacataagtttgagtaaactccaggagttggtgatggacagggaggcctggcgtgttgcagtccatggggtcacaaagagtcggacacaactgagcaactgaactaaatccAGGACATGCTGCTGGTCCCAGAACCACTGGCTAAGATTACCCCTAATTTTTTTTATCTGTAagataaatggggcttccctggtggctcagtggtaaagaatccacctgctaatgcaggagacgtgggttcaatttctggattgggaagatccctggagaaggaaatagcaacctactctagtattcttgcctgggaaatcccagggacagaggaggctgacagtctacagtccatggggtcgcaaagagtcagacaggacttggtgactaaaacaacaacaaagataagtGGAGGCCCTGATGGGGTACAGTTCCAGCATCAGGTCAGAGTCCAGCAGGCAGCTGGGAATTTCTTCCAGGGCAGCCCTGGGGTGGTTAGGAGCACCTACCAGTGCATCTGTGCTTATTTGGAAAGGCAGAAAGTCTCCTTCCTTCAAAGCAGGTGCAACCCTTGGCCAGCCAGGCCCCAGGGCCTGCATTATACCTGGATTCCGGAGGCAGGAGAGATTTGAGGCAGGAAGGGCGGGGCTTCCTAGGGTATATGTGTGTtgggaggttggggtgggggagactGGAGGCTGCAAGTGGACGAAAGGCTTTGGGGCTGGTCTGTCTCGGTTCTTCCCACCCCGCTGCATAAGAGTGTGGACAGATAGCTTTCTCCACGGCTTGGTCCCGGGGAGTCCTGATCTGCACCACCGTGCAGGGCAAGCGTGGTTGTAAGCGGCTCCTCCAGAGGCTTCAGGTACCCTCCATCCCCACCCGCCCTGGCACCCTCACCTCTCGGCTACCGACAGCACCCAGGCGGTGGTGAGCCAGAGGCCAAGCGTGAGGCAGAGCAGCAGGCGGCCGGGGTGCGTGTTCATGTACAGCTTGGCCACGAACCAGTGGCGGAAGCGGACCTGGTTGAGCGCGCCGATGCTGCGGTAGGAGGCGTTGAGCAGGACGCCGCTGCGCAGGAGCAGGGCGCGGGGCACCAGGTACAGGCGCAGCAGCATGGCCAGCGACAGCAGCGCCtccccctggtccaggaagctgGGCCAGGACTGCGTGGCCGCGGTCTTCGGGAACCCCGAGCTCAGCACGCACGGCGGACCCGGCACCGGCGGCGGGTGCAGCCCGCACACCACCAGCTCCAGCACGATCTGCGCCACCTGCCGCCCGGTCAGCGCCACGCGCCAGTCCCGGAGCCCGTTGTCCGTCATGAACAGCTGCGGGGAGGAGGACGGACGGAGAAGGAGGGAGTCACGCGAAGGTCAGGCGCCCGCTCCCCAGCCTGCGCGAGGAGATAAGGGGGGCGCACCCGCGGGGCCGCAGAGGGAGGCAGATAGCGCAGGGCCTGGGGccgggaggggtggggaagggacacGGCAGGACCAGAGGAAGACATCTCTCCGCCTTCACTCCTGTGTTCCGTGCAGCCTACTTCCAGAACCTCCAGCCCAGGAAcacttattgagtgcctactgtgtgcccgACGTTGAGATATGTTGGGGATATGGGTGAACAGGACAAAAACGCCTTCCTCCCTGGAGCCTACATTCTACATCCGCGGAGCCAGGCCTTACTCCTGTCTCTGGGGACCCAGCAGTGTAACGGGCATCATCCCATTACAGTGACAATAGCCAACACGTGCGGGGCACCTGGGGGGTGCCCGGCATTGCGGTATCCTCTTTGGTGTTGTGACTCCCGGAATGCTCACAAGACAGTGAGAATGAAGGTATTCCTACTCCCACtttatagatgtggaaactgaggcccagggcgCTCAGGTGCAGCTGCACAGCTGGGCTACGAAATCAGGCCGCTTAACTACTTGAATGACTGCTATGAATGATAAGGTCTGCTTCTTACTGAGCTTGTCTTGTATGCCAGTCTCTGCAAGGGGCATACCACACTCGGCCAATAACCTCCGTTTTATACGCCAAGTGGTGGGGCAAGGATCTAGGGGTAtggaagatgggaggagaggggaaggggtgTGGAGCCCAGTGTGGATTGAGACATGCGATGGGAGGGGGGATCCATGTGGGGGAGAGGGCACCCTTCCATGTGATGGGAAGGGCGCCTGGATCTGGGGGTCATTGGCACAGAGGTGGGGAGCTCAGGCATGGGGAAGGACTTCAGGCACATAACTAGGATCTGAGTTGTTGGGACCGGAATAGGTGGGGGCTCAAGGGTTGAAGAAGGGAGATCTGGGAGGCTGGGCCTGGTGTGAGGTAGCCTGGAGCTAgagtggacagagaggcctgggggtGGGAACTCTCGGCACCTACAGGTGTGCCTGCCAGGTGAGTCAGAGGGCAGCAGGTGGAGGAAGGTCAGGGCTGCTCCGGGAGGCTCTGTCTGTTGTCCACGGTTCATCCCCTCCAGGTAGATCAGGGCGTGGATGCATCTCAGGGTGGAGGAAGCTCATtactcagctcagcaggctggAAAGTGTGAGCTGACAGGGCGTGGTGGGGGCTTAGGGGAGCAagaaggggctgggggtggggcctgcCCTACCTGGACCTCTTTGGCGTGAAAGGCCACGATAAGGGAGAGGAGCAGGAACGTGGAaatgctgatcatgcatttaacCAGGAACAGGTAGAGCACCCACtgttgggagggagagagaaaggggtgaGATCCTAGGTCTCCACCTGCTCTGCCCCCTCTACCCTCCTCCCAAACCAccatcccttctcccttcccactGATTCCTAGCCTCCTAACCCCACGTCCAGTCCAGCCCTCTACTGATGCCTCCAGGTCTGAGGAAGCCTCAAAACTGTCATCGGGTCCCCAAGGAGAGCACCCTCTTCCTTCCTAAGGGGACAGCCCTGGCCCAGATGCAGGGTTCACCCTACTCCTCAGCCTCTCCTAAGACCACACCCCTGAGAGAAGACCTCAAAATGCACATTCCTTCCTAACTGCCGCGTATGGGTCCCCATCAAAAATAGTTCTCAGTTGGCGGAGGGGTGTCTAGAAACAGATATTTAGCCTCTAAAGAGTGtccctcctcttcccttcctccccagctGGTCTCTGCCCTAGAAAGCAACTTCaagtctccccccaccccagcaaccCAATTCCTAAGGAGCCTAGAAACTGGTACTCAGTCCCCAAGGAATGAATGACACCCTCCCTTGCCCTCATTCAGGAGCTGGGTCCCTGAgaccccagccccagctctgaGAAAGGCCTCCAGTCCTGCCCTGTATGGCctttctgccccctccctcctgccctctctcctGGCTCCAAGCCCAGGGCAGATCTGGCCGGAAGCACATGGCCTCCAGAAACCAGGGgaagtttttttccctct from Bos javanicus breed banteng chromosome 18, ARS-OSU_banteng_1.0, whole genome shotgun sequence harbors:
- the KCNN4 gene encoding intermediate conductance calcium-activated potassium channel protein 4, yielding MGGELVPGLGALRRRKRLLEQEKSLAGWTLALAGTGIGLMVLHAEMLWFGGCPWVLYLFLVKCMISISTFLLLSLIVAFHAKEVQLFMTDNGLRDWRVALTGRQVAQIVLELVVCGLHPPPVPGPPCVLSSGFPKTAATQSWPSFLDQGEALLSLAMLLRLYLVPRALLLRSGVLLNASYRSIGALNQVRFRHWFVAKLYMNTHPGRLLLCLTLGLWLTTAWVLSVAERQAVNATGHLSDTLWLIPITFLTIGYGDVVPGTMWGKIVCLCTGVMGVCCTALLVAVVARKLEFNKAEKHVHNFMMDIQYAKEMRESAARVLQESWMLYKHTRRKESGAARKHQRRLLAAINRFRQVRLKHRKLREQVNSMVDISKMHMILCDLQLRLSSSHQALEKQIDALAGRLDTLSELLSAALGPRQLPEPSQEAT